The Coccidioides posadasii str. Silveira chromosome 3, complete sequence genome contains a region encoding:
- a CDS encoding uncharacterized protein (EggNog:ENOG410QDRK~COG:S~BUSCO:12940at33183) gives MSDMMVPPTFCQRVNDLAEPAPLLLGSAWNFTVVFLDTVFRRGELLAPILRMSQIRAEGFSRFWIKFSGARDPPSSIPAEPVGSSALMPALLSTASGVILDIGPGTGTQMPLLTSPGIKAIYGAEPTDGLHTDLLAKIDSCGLSSKYQILHCGAEPQSLIPALDKAGFKELGSGVFDTIICVRVLCSVPRPEETIQGLYRLLKPGGKLLIAEHVVNPWCTRQGSIVGRLAQLFYTLLGWPFFMGSCHMNRDTGKMLRKAAERDGGWASDTLKTSFAWGPMPYVSGILVKRS, from the exons ATGTCCGACATGATGGTGCCACCCACCTTCTGCCAACGGGTCAATGACCTTGCAGAGCCAGCGCCCCTGTTGCTCGGCAGTGCATGGA ATTTTACGGTAGTCTTCTTGGACACGGTGTTTAGACGGGGAGAACTGCTTGCTCCGATTCTCAGGATGTCCCAGATCAGAGCCGAAGGCTTTTCGAGGTTCTGGATAAAGTTCTCAG GAGCTCGGGACCCCCCATCTTCCATACCAGCAGAACCCGTCGGCTCCAGCGCTCTGATGCCAGCCCTCCTCTCCACCGCTAGCGGCGTAATCCTCGACATCGGCCCAGGGACAGGAACGCAGATGCCTCTCCTGACCAGCCCGGGCATCAAAGCCATCTACGGCGCCGAACCCACCGATGGCCTTCACACCGACCTTCTCGCCAAGATCGACTCCTGCGGCCTATCGTCAAAGTACCAGATCCTCCACTGCGGCGCCGAGCCGCAATCCCTCATCCCAGCCTTGGACAAGGCGGGCTTCAAGGAGCTGGGCAGCGGCGTCTTTGATACCATTATATGTGTGCGAGTGCTTTGTTCGGTGCCAAGACCCGAGGAGACGATTCAGGGCTTGTACCGCTTGCTGAAACCCGGCGGTAAGTTGCTCATTGCGGAACACGTGGTGAACCCGTGGTGCACGAGGCAGGGGAGTATTGTGGGACGGTTGGCGCAGCTGTTTTACACGCTACTCGGTTGGCCGTTCTTCATGGGAAGCTGTCACATGAATAGGGATACGGGGAAGATGTTGAGGAAAGCCGCTGAAAGAGATGGCGGATGGGCGAGTGATACCCTAAAGACGTCTTTTGCGTGGGGGCCAATGCCTTATGTCAGTGGGATTTTGGTGAAGAGGAGCTAG
- a CDS encoding uncharacterized protein (EggNog:ENOG410PMCI~COG:S), translated as MDGNHSDIAVDSVQDSDSAYGDDSGSEYTSLKSSITNYRYENGRRYHAFHAGAYWGPNDEKAIDHLDIGHHVFSVMLHGKLYLAPIPENPQRVLDVGTGTGIWAIEFADLHPSASVIGTDLSPIQPRFVPPNVAFEIDDCCDEWVYKNPFDFIHVRGLYGCVADWDKFYKEAYRNLKPGGYIEQLEQSVYLKSDDGTVEKTIFEKWGQVSLEAGDAFGKTLRIVDESRQGMIDAGFVDVVENRFKVPLGPWPKDPHLKELGKYNRLQWQEGIEGWTMLLLTNFLGWTREEVELYLAEVRRGLRNSKIHAYQEVTVVYGRKPESKA; from the exons ATGGACGGGAATCACTCGGATATCGCTGTG GATTCCGTCCAAGACTCCGACTCCGCTTATGGAGATGACTCTGGGTC AGAGTACACATCGCTGAAGAGCAGCATTACCAATTACCGTTATGAAAATGGTAGACGTTACCATGCGTTTCATGCTGGGGCCTACTG GGGTCCTAATGACGAAAAGGCAATAGACCACTTAGATATCGG GCATCATGTCTTTTCGGTTATGCTGCATGGAAAGCTCTATTTAGCTCCTATTCCAGAGAACCCTCAA CGCGTCCTTGATGTGGGAACTGGAACTGGCATATGGGCAAT CGAATTCGCCGACCTTCATCCGTCCGCTTCAGTCATAGGGACCGATCTGTCGCCAATTCAGCCAAGGTTTGTCCCGCCAAATGTGGCGTTTGAAATCGACGACTGCTGCGACGAATGGGTTTACAAAAACCCGTTCGACTTCATCCACGTGCGAGGACTGTACGGATGCGTCGCCGACTGGGACAAGTTCTACAAGGAAGCGTACAG AAACCTCAAACCGGGTGGCTACATCGAACAGCTGGAGCAGTCGGTATACCTCAAGTCCGATGATGGCACTGTCGAGAAGACAATATTTGAAAAATGGGGCCAAGTATCCCTTGAAGCTGGCGATGCGTTTGGAAAGACGCTACGAATCGTGGACGAATCCCGTCAGGGAATGATCGACGCCGGCTTTGTGGACGTCGTTGAGAATCGTTTCAAGGTGCCCCTGGGGCCGTGGCCGAAGGATCCTCACCTCAAGGAGCTGGGAAAGTATAACCGTTTGCAGTGGCAGGAAGGAATAGAAGGCTGGACAATGCTGCTCTTGACCAACTTTTTGGGG TGGACCCGCGAGGAGGTAGAACTTTATCTGGCGGAGGTGAGGCGTGGGCTTCGCAACTCGAAGATTCACGCCTATCAAGAAGT GACGGTCGTCTATGGGCGAAAACCAGAGTCCAAAGCATAG
- a CDS encoding uncharacterized protein (EggNog:ENOG410PKU2~COG:Q~TransMembrane:1 (o12-32i)), producing the protein MKPFVLTEFGFQSHWILLAALYLAGWAVYQGIKTLYWHPLAKFPGPRIGALTRLYKTYVECVAQGSFVHLLEEHHARYGDIVRVGPNELHFSNPATYLEIYNPSNRWDKEESLYHSFGEDRSSFGFLTYKEAKERKDVLNRMLSRKAILGSQGIVQEKVVELCKSFERKKNSTVNLFYAFRCMSIDVITYLCFGSSVDAINAPDHQAPIIIAMDASLPVFVRFKHSAFYKSMIVNCPPAISKIVSPLTAGLVDLQQLLKGQIKEMTEDPSTLEKLPHSRTVFHELLRPEAYKSRTVPCADSLYEEAQALMFGGADTTGTTLMHGTFYILKQPEVYRRLKEEIHAVWPNLNTLPDLTDLEKLPYLTAVLKESLRMSPGVASALPRIVPPSGAKISGQFIPGGTVVGMSSHFVHRSETVFEKPNEFIPDRWLGEKGSQLDKWLFSFSHGPRSCLGQNLAWAELYFCFAHLYRKFDIEMDPSSPRELQWRDRFLPEYIGPHLKAKITPVAS; encoded by the exons ATGAAACCCTTTGTTCTCACGGAGTTCGGTTTCCAAAGCCATTGGATCCTGCTAGCAGCCCTATATCTAGCGGGATGGGCTGTTTACCAAGGGATTAAAACCTTATACTGGCATCCGCTGGCCAAATTCCCGGGCCCTCGAATTGGAGCTCTCACTCGTCTTTACAAAACATATGTGGAATGTGTCGCCCAAGGTTCTTTTGTGCACTTGCTAGAAGAGCATCATGCTCGCTATG GCGACATCGTGCGTGTCGGGCCAAACGAG CTACACTTCAGTAATCCTGCAACCTATCTCGAAATCTACAACCCATCCAATCGATGGGATAAAGAGGAAAGCCTTTATCATAGCTTTGGAGAGGACCGGTCGTCGTTTGGCTTCTTGACATACAAAGAAGCAAAGGAACGCAAGGATGTTCTGAATCGCATGCTCTCCAGGAAAGCTATCCTTGGCTCACAGGGAATCGTCCAGGAGAAA GTTGTGGAACTATGTAAATCTTTCGAACGGAAGAAAAACTCAACAGTAAACCTCTTTTACGCTTTCCGATGCATGTCGATTGATGTCATTACCT ATCTCTGCTTTGGCAGCTCAGTTGATGCTATTAATGCACCAGATCATCAGGCACCAATTATCATAGCGATGGATGCGTCATTGCCTGTGTTTGTTCGCTTCAAACATTCTGCGTTCTATAAGTCCATGATCGTGAACTGTCCGCCGGCTATTTCTAAGATTGTGAGCCCGTTAACAGCAGGCTTGGTAGATCTCCAGCAG CTTTTAAAAGGCCAAATTAAGGAAATGACAGAGGACCCTAGCACATTGGAGAAGCTTCCGCACTCCCGGACAGTTTTTCACGAGCTGTTGCGACCAGAGGCGTACAAGAGCCGGACCGTACCATGTGCAGACAGCCTCTATGAAGAAGCGCAAGCCCTTATGTTTGGCGGCGCAGATACAACCGGCACAACCCTCATGCATGGTACTTTTTACATATTGAAACAACCTGAAGTGTATCGAAGATTGAAAGAAGAGATTCATGCTGTCTGGCCGAACCTGAACACGCTCCCTGATTTGACTGACCTGGAGAAACTGCCTTATCTT ACTGCTGTTCTCAAAGAGTCATTGCGCATGAGTCCGGGTGTCGCATCTGCGCTTCCAAGGATTGTGCCACCCTCGGGCGCTAAAATATCAGGACAATTCATTCCCGGTGGA ACCGTGGTAGGGATGAGCAGCCACTTTGTGCACCGCAGCGAAACCGTTTTTGAGAAGCCGAACGAGTTTATCCCTGATCGCTGGCTCGGAGAAAAGGGATCGCAACTCGATAAATGGCTCTTTAGCTTCTCTCATGGCCCTAGAAGTTGCCTAGGTCAAAA CCTTGCATGGGCAGAACTATACTTCTGTTTTGCGCACCTTTACCGGAAATTTGACATTGAAATGGATCCGTCAAG CCCCCGCGAGCTTCAGTGGCGTGACCGCTTTTTGCCTGAGTATATAGGGCCTCATTTGAAAGCCAAGATCACTCCTGTTGCCAGCTAA
- a CDS encoding uncharacterized protein (EggNog:ENOG410PRPS~COG:S~BUSCO:10202at33183) has product MDCTPSARMTRPVASQTTAAVIRFSCLFTYDIKRKAKRWQDGFLRFHTFNRRVMVYGTSGDFVGDLHMRESSTVQDGDQLELERGVLVEVGECLEKTETDLTELLEKRKTNSTASPARTMIQQTPAAAAAAGVVANPARPKSLNELLGKNRGPLGRAVLPTKSPFQLQRENDQDQHDHAADRPTKRRKPSPVVERQREGDASIASKNLERISARKINDGGSTGINLASTTKPNQNDTSGGFQPASALKITSSSRAEHGRKGSKKALLGNQKAITAMFHGDKRDITFPSPVENPRKKLMCLEISKKPKTGKKPAQRESTGSSWNTSIPGGGIEPSSGSSVTPLGGLSRSEGEKMAVLTPTGGNSPMDYIPSTSTMRVLEESFHVSEAPPSSQKATRSISDFFKPNPPPPAIQEEEKENTRPSPKSPSLLRSHSDIEALAQPTESTTLLSNPAPPHRHRTAANGLQKSLSDTSALRSRSSRPSRSLQTRLMTVSGSCTPDSSRNDEEQGPWTSEALDLFDWWPPNRPKPGERGQEL; this is encoded by the coding sequence ATGGACTGCACCCCCTCCGCCAGGATGACACGCCCGGTCGCCAGCCAGACCACCGCGGCCGTCATCAGGTTCTCCTGCCTCTTTACATACGACATCAAACGAAAAGCGAAGCGATGGCAGGACGGGTTTCTCCGCTTTCACACGTTTAATCGGCGGGTGATGGTCTACGGCACGTCCGGAGATTTTGTCGGGGACCTACACATGCGGGAGAGCAGTACCGTCCAGGATGGTGACCAGCTGGAACTGGAGCGGGGTGTTCTCGTCGAGGTTGGCGAGTGCTTGGAGAAAACGGAGACCGATCTAACTGAACTGctggagaagaggaagacaAACTCGACTGCATCGCCTGCGAGGACGATGATTCAGCAAACTcctgccgccgccgctgctgCTGGGGTGGTCGCGAACCCTGCTAGACCGAAGTCGTTGAATGAGCTGCTGGGGAAGAATCGCGGCCCACTGGGGAGAGCCGTGCTCCCCACAAAGTCGCCATTTCAGCTGCAGCGTGAGAATGATCAAGACCAGCATGACCATGCCGCGGACCGGCCGACcaagagaagaaagccaTCCCCGGTGGTTGAGAGACAGCGGGAAGGCGACGCCAGCATTGCCTCGAAAAATCTTGAACGAATCTCCGCGCGTAAAATAAATGACGGGGGAAGTACCGGAATAAACCTCGCATCTACTACGAAGCCAAACCAGAATGACACATCCGGTGGTTTCCAGCCAGCCAGCGCGCTCAAGATCACTTCTTCAAGCCGTGCAGAGCATGGTCGCAAAGGATCCAAGAAAGCCCTGTTGGGCAACCAGAAAGCGATTACCGCCATGTTTCATGGAGATAAGCGCGACATAACCTTTCCATCGCCAGTGGAAAACCCACGCAAGAAGCTCATGTGTTTAGAGATATCGAAGAAACCCAAGACAGGAAAGAAACCAGCCCAGAGGGAATCCACTGGCAGTTCCTGGAACACATCTATTCCGGGAGGTGGAATCGAGCCTTCCTCTGGTAGCTCTGTAACTCCCTTGGGAGGGCTGTCCAGGTCTGAGGGCGAGAAGATGGCGGTCTTGACCCCAACGGGCGGAAACTCTCCTATGGACTACATTCCATCCACCTCTACGATGCGCGTTCTCGAAGAATCTTTTCATGTATCTGAAGCTCCTCCGAGTTCCCAGAAGGCTACGAGGTCGATATCAGATTTCTTCAAACCTAACCCACCGCCACCAGcaatacaagaagaagaaaaggaaaataccAGGCCATCACCGAAATCACCATCGCTGTTACGGAGTCATTCAGATATTGAAGCTCTTGCGCAGCCAACTGAATCTACTACCCTTCTATCAAATCCCGCCCCTCCACATAGACACAGAACCGCGGCCAACGGCCTCCAGAAATCCCTATCAGATACCTCTGCGCTAAGATCCAGGTCGAGTCGCCCTAGTCGCAGCTTACAGACTCGGCTGATGACAGTTAGTGGCAGTTGTACGCCTGATAGTTCGAGGAATGACGAAGAGCAAGGGCCATGGACGAGTGAGGCTCTTGATTTATTCGATTGGTGGCCACCCAATCGACCGAAGCCTGGAGAACGAGGACAAGAATTATAG